In one Nocardia tengchongensis genomic region, the following are encoded:
- a CDS encoding fumarylacetoacetate hydrolase family protein, producing the protein MNAPTTSAPRLRRILRRGEHRIDTEIDTGDGWRSGDEAGSAGDGFVAPSVFSSEFEIARYDALGLADGAAVLPVCPASFRDFMLFEQHAVDAARGLTKRFLPAGYRVGQIYEALTRRTFPPFRPHALWYSQPIYYMSNALTIVPSGIPVAPPVYSRALDFELELGVVLGAPLRDATVEQAAAAITAVVVINDFSARDIQLPEMRSGFGPQRSKHFVTSMSATAVAGPAVADRLDRLTATVTINGNTVSRTGTHGMRYSMAEAIAHVSRGEQLYPGELMCSGTLPGGSGMELGHWLAPGDDLRLEIDEIGVIEHRILAGGTA; encoded by the coding sequence ATGAACGCTCCGACCACTTCCGCGCCGCGGCTCCGGCGGATCCTCCGCCGTGGCGAACACCGCATCGACACCGAGATCGACACCGGCGACGGCTGGCGATCCGGTGACGAAGCGGGCAGTGCCGGTGACGGTTTCGTCGCGCCGTCGGTGTTTTCCAGTGAGTTCGAGATCGCGCGCTACGACGCGCTCGGGTTGGCCGACGGAGCCGCGGTCCTGCCCGTGTGCCCGGCGTCGTTCCGCGACTTCATGCTCTTCGAACAGCACGCCGTGGACGCCGCCCGCGGACTCACCAAGCGCTTCCTCCCGGCGGGCTACCGTGTCGGACAGATCTACGAGGCGCTCACCCGCCGAACCTTCCCGCCGTTCCGCCCGCACGCGCTGTGGTACTCCCAGCCGATCTACTACATGTCGAACGCGCTGACGATCGTCCCGTCGGGGATTCCGGTCGCCCCGCCGGTCTACAGCCGAGCGTTGGATTTCGAGCTCGAACTCGGGGTCGTACTCGGCGCGCCGTTGCGTGACGCCACCGTCGAACAGGCCGCGGCCGCGATCACGGCTGTCGTCGTGATCAACGATTTCTCCGCCCGTGACATCCAATTGCCGGAGATGCGTTCAGGATTCGGTCCGCAGCGCTCCAAGCACTTCGTCACCTCGATGTCGGCGACCGCGGTCGCCGGACCCGCCGTGGCCGACCGCCTCGACCGTCTCACCGCCACGGTCACCATCAACGGAAACACCGTCTCGCGCACCGGGACTCATGGCATGCGGTACTCGATGGCCGAGGCCATCGCCCACGTGTCGCGTGGTGAACAGCTCTACCCCGGTGAGCTGATGTGCTCGGGCACGCTGCCCGGCGGATCGGGTATGGAACTGGGCCACTGGCTCGCCCCGGGGGACGACCTGCGCCTGGAAATCGATGAGATCGGCGTCATCGAACACCGAATCCTGGCGGGCGGAACGGCGTGA